One genomic window of Punica granatum isolate Tunisia-2019 chromosome 1, ASM765513v2, whole genome shotgun sequence includes the following:
- the LOC116199948 gene encoding Fanconi anemia group I protein isoform X2 — protein MDASAGEPPPLMDAEIIRLAQNHLHHQSSSPVPPYLLSPHSHSTIISHLTSRAAASPSPSAAVSEYTIALLSLLSLSPQTPPLPSLLSSLLVSYARIFASRQIAHDSNSLKTIQLFNTLIHHLPISDIQTVVDSIMSSLSEIGTLDDAQLLDLLPKCLSLIRGSNEIEGAEDFMNSTMDRLFDCVWSKDLLLKLVSLVKDFAFLGRERGREFMEKVFEGMESVELQDLPLLVYQLLVLASKGFCKREVIEGIVLFFGSKSGRKGGSIFRQVEGTVLLHLNFAVKQDPSLGQEVMGLLKSDSRAFNHFTIAVVLSIARIKKFNESSMGILRKGILAAYSDYTFANWLSNEMQEEFFNRVRGVEKAVLKAVNESNYAREHIVPSIMQLAFLLLTSVEEGNGKFARSSESIDCPLGIEELGVQILKTMFEVHDMARSEIIEQCKFRILSMRPRQSMPIIRLLGNLIQSYPYQMLEHVSRLKELLDYFTFMDGTLAAYLINSLLPLIKFSRDLLNYIILVVRKAMFRREDAIRLAAVTAIIDLILAEKKSKTDDHFSCQDSSSQPSSSQQAEVLCDIRGGLFQELIGLLQRCLYQQANVKKVMYSGLLKLVLVDPPSAGAVFDLLLPHFLRFFKEDPDVLIDISSCVKSESGKYYIEEPLDNLISCISWILLLHPQGKTKRPPDSPWPCFGFSLSQEPEAGRTLSFESFSTALLKIRDLGTGKLEAILGQRDGAASNSHDKERTKCCAVVLSGIIGVMLNNIASELEKSTGHEKADLEKELLSFIELHHSLEMIIATSKQIDGIKKANLRTTLRDFGGNSELGCTIFAKEEIPFLSTSSICYLIETVMVLHKNEVLNSSATSQKQSQASAGKASKCSKLIGFTLSSLLRHIKTSPAVGGEDPLSTLTYGDIKVLGTPLLKLIFLLKSGPLLNSSQPKARIDDQKEHLYQAMICFRELLTICSQNPHFTSFVEGLSSVSVIEYGLDNECEDSIPDDEQHTRSLDLLMVKTLRPLLSDLLALSSHREVEVLCDMILKIGRKLPSMLSNSHGSWAHEICKSNRIKNPKVAKSVATISICLSFPPNDVIIAQALAEELLKVLGSESSDPMEVSESYPIINKFTTVVLISCLLQLIETFIADIDWAVKKLKAFPLSRQKQTCFDQEREPALNIGLVFEAQLYSRSEAVIRVLSSFIVMNLKDTQADHLLRLLARFYKQLAQMSKLKIAPRGCKQLLPGLKFEKLVELTCKQLTVPLYSFMADMQKEQQENGNLNKGMMGKIKRENKFIPDLIFQIEDYEKYLIRLSKVTKVNLLRYAKRSTARDFKILEPARVGEQEEGDAPEGGTEQPCTGDELGNDSVEDNEGSDPANALSPESGPHLSVQEGGSDGEDGDDLPSAKRVKKGGRVVQDSDDDDEV, from the exons ATGGACGCCTCCGCCGGAGAGCCACCGCCACTGATGGACGCAGAGATCATCCGCCTGGCTCAAAATCACCTTCACCACCAGAGCTCCTCCCCCGTCCCTCCCTACCTCCTCTCTCCGCACTCTCACTCCACTATCATCTCCCACCTCACCTCACGCGCCGCCGCCTCCCCAAGCCCCTCCGCCGCCGTCTCCGAGTACACGATCGccctcctctccctcctctccctctctccccaGACCCCTCCCCTCCCgtctctcctctcctccctcCTTGTCTCCTATGCTCGCATTTTCGCTTCCCGCCAAATCGCTCACGACTCCAATTCCCTTAAAACCATTCAGCTCTTCAACACGCTCATACATCATTTACCCATCAGCGACATTCAGACCGTAGTGGATTCGATCATGTCGAGTTTGTCAGAGATAGGGACCTTAGATGATGCTCAGCTGCTCGATCTTTTGCCCAAATGCCTCAGCCTGATCCGAGGCTCTAATGAGATTGAAGGAGCTGAGGATTTCATGAATTCGACAATGGATCGACTCTTCGACTGCGTGTGGTCTAAGGATCTTTTACTAAAACTG GTTTCGCTCGTGAAGGACTTTGCTTTTCTCGGCagagaaagagggagagagtTTATGGAAAAGGTTTTTGAGGGGATGGAGAGTGTAGAATTACAGGATCTGCCTTTGCTAGTTTATCAGCTGCTGGTTTTGGCATCGAAGGGGTTTTGCAAGAGGGAGGTGATTGAGGGCATTGTGCTGTTCTTTGGTTCAAAATCGGGGAGAAAAGGTGGTTCGATCTTTAGGCAAGTTGAGGGAACCGTGTTGCTTCACCTAAATTTTGCTGTGAAGCAGGATCCTTCCCTCGGGCAAGAGGTTATGGGTTTGCTGAAATCTGATTCCCGGGCTTTCAATCATTTTACCATTGCTGTTGTGTTATCGATTGCAAGGATTAAGAAGTTTAATGAGAGCTCTATGGGGATTCTCAGAAAGGGAATTCTTGCTGCATATTCCGATTACACCTTTGCAAA TTGGCTGTCGAATGAAATGCAGGAAGAGTTCTTCAACAGGGTCAGAGGAGTGGAAAAGGCTGTTTTAAAAGCT GTTAATGAGAGTAACTATGCAAGGGAGCATATTGTGCCTTCAATTATGCAGCTTGCTTTTCTACTGCTTACATCAGTAGAAGAGGGAAATGGTAAATTTGCCAGGAGCTCTGAATCTATTGATTGCCCATTGGGTATTGAGGAGCTTGGCGTTCAAATACTAAAAACAATGTTTGAGGTTCATGATATGGCCAGGAGCGAG ATTATTGAGCAATGCAAATTTAGGATCCTTTCTATGAGGCCTCGGCAAAGCATGCCAATTATAAG ACTGCTTGGCAATCTTATACAGAGTTATCCTTACCAAATGTTGGAGCATGTTTCCCGATTGAAGGAGTTGCTGGATTATTTCACATTTATGGATGGCACGCTTGCTGCTTATCTCATCAATTCACTTTTGCCTCTGATCAAATTCAGCCGTGATCTTTTG AATTATATTATTCTAGTTGTACGTAAGGCCATGTTTAGGCGAGAAGATGCAATTCGTCTAGCTGCAGTGACTGCCATTATTGACCTTATCTTGGCGGAGAAAAAATCTAAGACAGATGACCATTTTTCCTGTCAAGATTCTTCAAGCCAACCAAGTTCTAGTCAACAAGCTGAGGTTCTCTGTGACATTAGGGGAGGCCTCTTTCAGGAGCTGATTGGTTTGCTTCAAAGATGTCTCTACCAGCAG GCAAATGTAAAGAAGGTCATGTATAGTGGGCTTTTGAAGCTTGTACTGGTGGACCCGCCAAGTGCTGGAGCAGTCTTCGATCTTCTTCTGCCTCATTTTTTGCGGTTTTTTAAGGAG GACCCCGATGTTCTTATTGATATAAGCAGTTGCGTCAAGTCAGAAAGTGGTAAATACTACATTGAGGAGCCTTTAGATAATCTCATATCCTGTATATCCTGGATCCTCCTCCTTCACCCTCAAGGAAAAACCAAACGCCCTCCAGATTCTCCATGGCCTTGCTTTGGTTTCTCTCTTTCACAAGAACCTGAG GCCGGAAGAACCTTATCGTTTGAGTCATTCTCCACTGCTTTGTTGAAGATCCGAGATCTAGGCACTGGAAAATTGGAAG CCATTCTTGGGCAGAGAGATGGTGCAGCCTCGAATTCACATGACAAGGAGAGAACCAAATGCTGTGCTGTTGTTTTATCAGGAATAATTGGGGTGATGCTGAACAATATTGCATCAGAATTGGAGAAATCAACGGGTCATGAGAAAGCAGACCTTGAGAAGGAGCTTCTAAGCTTTATTGAACTTCACCATTCTCTGGAAATGATTATAGCCACATCAAAGCAAATTGATGGAATCAAAAAGGCAAATCTGCGAACTACTCTACGTGATTTCGGCGGGAATTCCGAATTGGGTTGCACAATTTTCGCAAAAGAAGAGATCCCCTTCTTGTCAACTTCAAGTATCTGTTACCTTATAGAAACTGTGATGGTTCTACACAAAAATGAAGTCTTGAATTCCAGCGCAACATCTCAAAAGCAGAGCCAGGCATCCGCTGGCAAGGCCTCGAAATGCTCTAAACTGATTGGTTTCACCTTGAGTAGTCTTCTTCGGCACATCAAGACCAGCCCTGCTGTAGGAGGGGAAGATCCTCTGAGTACTCTTACTTATGGAGATATTAAGGTTTTGGGGACCCCCTTGCTGAAACTGATCTTTCTGCTGAAATCAGGTCCATTGCTTAATTCGAGCCAGCCGAAAGCTAGGATTGACGACCAAAAGGAGCATCTCTATCAGGCAATGATTTGCTTCAGGGAGTTGCTCACCATCTGTTCACAGAATCCCCATTTCACCTCATTCGTTGAAGGTCTATCATCAGTCTCTGTCATCGAGTATGGTTTGGACAATGAATGTGAGGACAGTATACCGGACGATGAACAACATACACGGTCACTGGACCTTCTTATGGTGAAAACCCTAAGGCCACTCTTATCCGATCTCCTTGCCCTTTCATCCCATCGTGAAGTTGAG GTTCTATGTGACATGATATTGAAGATTGGGAGGAAGTTGCCTAGCATGTTGAGTAACTCTCATGGATCTTGGGCTCATGAAATCTGCAAAAGCAATCGCATCAAGAACCCAAAAGTTGCTAAAAGTGTGGCAACAATTTCCATCTGCTTAAGTTTCCCTCCGAATGATGTAATAATTGCTCAAGCTTTGGCGGAGGAGCTATTAAAAGTTTTGGGTTCGGAGTCAAGTGATCCAATGGAAGTTTCGGAATCATATCCAATCATCAATAAGTTTACAACTGTTGTATTGATCTCATGTCTTCTGCAATTGATTGAGACATTTATTGCCGATATAGATTGGGCTGTGAAGAAACTGAAGGCGTTTCCTCTCTCCAGGCAAAAACAAACTTGCTTTGATCAGGAAAGAGAACCTGCTCTAAATATTGGGTTGGTGTTTGAGGCGCAACTCTACTCAAGGAGTGAAGCAGTCATCAGGGTGTTATCATCATTTATTGTGATGAACTTAAAGG ATACTCAAGCGGACCACTTGCTTAGACTACTTGCGAGGTTCTACAAACAATTAGCTCAGATGTCAAAGCTCAAGATTGCTCCAAGAGGTTGCAAGCAGCTTCTCCCAGGCCTTAAATTCGAGAAGCTCGTTGAGTTGACCTGCAAGCAGCTCACTGTTCCTCTCTATAGCTTCATGGCTGATATGCAAAAG GAACAACAGGAAAATGGGAACCTTAATAAAGGAATGATGGGGAAGATCAAGAGGGAGAATAAATTCATACCGGACTTAATCTTCCAGATAGAAGATTACGAGAAGTACTTAATCCGACTCAGTAAGGTGACCAAAGTGAACCTACTGAGGTATGCAAAGAGAAGCACAGCAAGGGACTTCAAGATATTAGAGCCGGCGAGGGTAGGTGAGCAGGAAGAGGGTGATGCTCCTGAAGGTGGAACCGAGCAACCTTGTACTGGAGATGAATTGGGCAATGACTCTGTGGAAGACAACGAAGGGAGTGACCCCGCGAATGCCTTGTCTCCTGAATCAGGTCCCCATTTGTCTGTCCAGGAAGGTGGGTCTGATGGTGAGGATGGGGATGATCTTCCTTCTGCCAAGAGGGTGAAGAAGGGTGGAAGAGTAGTTCAGGACTCcgacgatgatgatgaagtATAA